The sequence TCGAGCGGGTCCTTGCCATTGACGTGCAGGTTGCGCATAGCGTTGATGTAGAGCTCATCGGCCTCGGACTCAATGGTGTTGATCTGGATGACCAGCTCGCGCAGGGTCTTTGACTTGCGGTAGTTGGGCAGCTCGACCATCAGGTCCTTCATGGCGCGGCAAGCGTCGGTCACCTTGTGGGCGATGACGATGGCGTCGGGATGGATGCTCTGGATGTTGGTGAAGTAGACGCGCTGCACGACGCCCTCAATACGGTCGAGCACGGTGTCGAGCGAGCAGCTCATCAGGTCCAGGTCCTCGCGCTCAAGCGGGGTGATAAAGGCCGTGAGCAGGGCGTCCTCAAGCTCATGGTGCTTCTTGTCGGCCGCATGCTCGATCGCGTGCATCTTGTTGAGCATATCGTGAATCTTTGCGGGGTCGAAGTTCTCGAAAATCTTGGTGAGCAGCTCGGCGGCCTGGACGGCAAGGTCGGCGCAGGCGACGTAGTTGTCGAAGTAGAACGAATCGGGTTTCTTTGCCATGAGTGGGTCCTTTCGAGGCGAAGACGGGTGGGCGAAGTATTACGGTCCGGATGGACGCTCGGTTTGACTAGATGAACATCATGAACAGCTTGGCCATGACAAAGCTGATGAGTCCGCAGGCGGGGAAGGTAAAGAACCAGGTGAACATCATGTCCTTGACCACGCCAAAGTTGATGGCCGAAAGGCGCTTGACGGCACCGACGCCCATGATGGCGCAGGTCTTGATGTGGGTGGAGGACACGGGGATGCCGGTAAGGGTGGCAAGCAGCAGGTTTGCGGCGCCTGCGAGGTCGGCGGAGAAGCCCTGGTACTTTTCGAGCTTGACCATGCTCTGGCCGACGGACTTGATGATGCGCTCGCCGCCCACGCTGGTGCCGATACCCATAGTGGCCGAGCACAGCAGCATAATCCAGATGGGGATGCCTGCATCGCCGACGCTCGTCTGGCCGCTGGCAAAGGCCACACCTAAAAAGAGCACGCCGATGAACTTCTGTCCATCCTGCGCGCCGTGCATAAAGCTCATGGCCGCAGCGCTCGCGATCTGAGCGTATTTAAAGAAGACATTGGCACGTCGCCTGTTGGCGGCGGCGAAAAGAATCGAGACGAGCTTGCACAGGACCCAGCCCATGACAAAGCCCAAGCCGATGGAGAGCGCCAGACCGTAGATAACCTTCATCCACTCGTGGACGTTGACGCTGCTCGCGCCGCCGAGGGCGATAGCGGCACCGGTCAGGCCGGCGATGAGGCTGTGGCTTTGCGAAGTGGGGATGCCAAAACGCGACGCTGTGGCGCCGTAGACGACGATGGAGAACAGCGCCGCGCATAGGCAGGCGAGCGCCATGGTGCTATTTCCGCCAAAGTCGACGATATGTGAGATGGTGTTGGCGACGCTCGCGTTAAAGTGCGTCATGATGAGTACGCCGAGGAAGTTGAATGCGGCGCTCATGAGAATGGCGGCACGGGCGGGCATGCAACGCGTAGTGACGCAGGTCGCGATGGCGTTGGGCGCGTCGGTCCATCCATTGACGAAGATGGCGCCCAACGCGAGGATCACGGTGACGGCAAGGACTGGGTTCGACACAATTTGGCCGAGGAAGGTTGAGAACGTTACGTCCATATATGGGCTTTCTCGAAGTTTGCAGGCACGTTACAAAAACATGATAAATCGTATCACCTCCTGCGGGTCTCTTTACCGAGTTCTGATGGGAGAAGTGAACTTTTTGGCACTAAAATTGAATATTTGCCCTGTTGACCGCGGGTGTTCTTTTTGCTAACACGCCATGCGGACACGTGTGATTACTACGACACTCCAAAACCACAGTCTGTTCGCTTTACAACATACAAACATGCGTTCGATAATAGGAGGCATGGAATATCGACAGACAGACGGCAAAACTCGGCGCGTACACAAGCAGTATGTGGACGTCGTGGCTCGCATCCTCGCGGGCGGACAGGTTGTGCCGGTTACCGTCTGCTGGGTTGACGGTCGCTGCTTTACGATTGACGAGATTGTCTCGTCTACCGGTTTTGGCCTGACGGTTCACGGCATTCGTACGGCGACCTATAGGGTGCGTTTTGGCGGGCACGCGACCGAGTTGTATCTGGAGGACCAGACGCGCGAGCGGGCAGACGGCTCGCAGGCACACGTGATGCGTTGGTGGGTCTGGGCCTTTGATCGTACGCTTGAGGGCGAGCGCCGTAGGTAAGGACGTACGGCATTCGGGTACAATGACAGGAATCTTGTCAGCTACTGCGCTGTCGCGGCGCTTTTGAAAGGACGAAATTATGAACGATATTCAGGGCTATCAGAACGGCCCCATCGAAACCGGCGCAAGCCGTGCCAAGGAGATGTCGCCGCGTGCGTATAATCTTGCCATGTCTGCCCTGATCTTTTTGGGCTTTTGCGCCATGGGCGTCGGTGCTTACTTTACGAGCACCATGTCGTTTGCGCGCATGATGATGAGCGGCGCCGCTTTGCCGCTGGTCTTTGGCTCATTTATTTTGACCATCGTCGGCATGGTCATGATGTCGGCCGCCGCCAGCAAGCAGTCCGTGGGCCTGTCCCTTGTGGGCTACGTAATCTTTGCGAGCACCTTTGGCCTGACCGCGTCGTTTGGCCTTGCCAACTACGACCTGCCCACCATCAACACTGCCTTTATCGCCACGGCCGCCATCACCTTTGTCTTTGGCGCGCTTGGCGTGACGTTCCCCAAGTTTTTCCAGCGCGTATATGGCATCGGTTTTGGCATTCTGCTCGCTACTATTCTGGTTGAGATCGTGCTGATGTTCATGGGCGTCTCACAGACCATCACCGACCTGATCGTGATCGTGGTGTTCGCCGGCTTTATTGGCTACGACACCTATGTTGCCACGACGGTGCCGCCTACGCTGCCCAACGCCGTGCTTATGGCCTCTAACCTGTTCGTGGATATTATCAACGTGTTCCTGCGCATTCTGAACATCCTCGGCCGTCGCGACTAGTGGCGAATTGCGGCGGTGCTTGCCGTGCGTGCAAATCGATGCGAAAGGCGGTCCTTCGGGGCCGTCTTTTTTGTACGCGGCGGGGTATCATGGATGGGAAAAGCCGATAGCGGCAGAGACCGAGAAAGGTGACCACTTATGGCAGACGTCGACAACAGGAACCGTAACCGCAGGTCCAACCGAGCGGGTCAGCCCAATCCCAAGCGCGAGGCCCGTGCCAAGGCCGCCGAGCGTCACGTGGCAACTGTGTCCGAAGCGTGCGCCAAGGATATCGAGCGTTCGCTTGCCGGTGTTCGCGAGTTTGACGGTATGCCTGCCGGCTTTGTCTCGGCGATGAAGGCCAAGGTTCAGAGTGCTGTGGCCACCGAAGAACAGGTTGCCGAGGACGTCGAGGGCGCGGAGGCTGCCGAGGTCGAGGCAGCGCTCGAGCCCGTCGAGGAGCCTGCCGAGGAAATCGCCGAAGCTGAGTCCGCGCCTGCTGAGGAGCCCGCTCCGGTTCTGCCTGAGGTCACCGTGCTCGATGCCTCCACCACGCAGGCCATCCTGGACAACGGTCGTGGCTATGCGCAGTTCTGCGACATGGCCGTGCTCGCCTTTGCCTCGTTCACCAACCCGGGCGGTGGCTACATCCAGGGCTATCTGGGCCAGGAGGCCACGCTGTGCGCCGATTCGTATCTGTACAACGTTCTCGATAAGCAGCGCAAATGGTACGGCGAGAACCGTCGCCGCAACATCAACTGCGAGCTTTACCGCAACCGTGCGCTGGTGGTGCCTGCGGTGCGCTTCGACCGCAACCACGTGCATGCATACGCCGACGTGATCGTGGCCGCCGCGCCCAACGTTAAGCGCGCCCGCCAGGAGTATCGCGTGAGCGACGATGCTCTGCTGGACGCCCTGCGCGACCGCATTCGCTTTGTGCTTGCCATCTGCGACGAGCTAGGTCGCGAGAAGCTCGTGCTGGGCGCTTGGGGCTGCGACAACAACGGCTTTGACGCAGAGGCCGTGGCCGAGCTCTTCCGCAAGGAGCTCGCGTCGGGCGACTTTAAGGTCAAGCAAGTCTTCTTTGCCGTGCCTTCTACGCGCTGGGATGAGGATTTTGCCAAGTTCGAGCACGTGCTGGCAAACTTCCCCGAGCGCAACGAGGAGTCCTATGCCCAGGTTGCCGCTCGCGCTGCGGCAGCTCGCGCCGCCGAGCAGGCCCAGGCTGCTACCGAGGATGATGAGGACGAGGACGATTGGCGCAAGTACCTGTAATCGGTACGTGCTGACAGATAGGTCGAGCCGGCGGGAGAGGCTGCTTCCGTCGGCTTTTTACTGAGCGAGGGGCTTACGATGAAAAACGCTCTATGCTTTGGCGACAGCAACACCTATGGTTACGATCCGGCGGGCATGCGCGACGGCACCGCGGTGCGCTATGCGCAGGATGTGCGCTGGTGCGGCGTGGCCCAACGTGACTTAGGCGAGGGCTGGCATGTAATTGAAGAAGGCCTCAACGGCCGCACGACGGTACGCGACGACATGTGCCATCTGGACACCAATCTTAACGGCATCCGCGCACTTCCGATGCTGCTCGAGGCCCATAAGCCGCTGGACGCCATTGTGATCATGCTGGGCACCAACGACTGTAAGACGGTCTTTAACGTGACAGCTTCCGATATCGCCCGTGGCGCCATGGCGCTGATTCGCGCCGTCCGCGCGTTTCCGTGGACCGACGCTGCGCCTTGTCCGCGCATTCTGCTGATGGCGCCTATCAAGATTAAGCCGCAGATCGCCGACGTATATATGACCGATTTTGACGAGCATTCCGTAGAAGCCTCGGAACATTTTGGTGAGTACTACGCGCATGTGGCTGAGCAGTTTGGCTGCGACTTTTTGAATGCCGCCGACTTTGCCGAGCCGGGCGATATCGACTATCTGCATATGATGCCCGAAAGCCATGAGAGCCTGGGTCACGCCGTGGCAGCCAAGCTCCAAGAGATGCTCGGTGAGTAGCACGGCCCCAAACCACCACAATAGTTCTCCTTGCGGTGGCTTGTTTCGTTGATTTGTCTTGATCTGTAACAGTTGTAAGGCCGAAAACGGGCTAGATGTTACAGATTGAGATTATTTTAGGTCGATATCGGTCGTTTGTCTCGATCTGTAACATCTAGGGTCGATTTTGCCGAGTTAATGTTACACATCGAGATTATCTTCTCAATGGAATTTGGATGTCTCGATTTGTAACAGGTGGGCCGAAAAATGGACTCTAACTGTTACAGATCGAGATGTTTGTGGGAACCACCGCAAAGGTGCCTGTCTCCTTTGCGGTGGTTTTGAACTGCGAGTCTTAATACTGCCACATATGGTTAACGGGGCCGGAGCCTTTGCCCATGTCAAAGCCGGCGGCGAGAGCGCCGGTTAGGTAGGCCTTGCCGGCGTTGACGGCGTCGGCAAGATCCATGCCCTGGGCCAGCGCGCAGGCGATGGCGGACGAGAGCGTGCAACCGGTGCCATGCGTGTTGCCGGTCTCGATGCGCTTGTGGCGGAACCACGTGGTGAGCGGATCGCCCAGGTGGTTGCCCTCGTCATCGAGCGGCGCGGGCTCTGCTAGCACATCGTTGGCCTCGTTGACAAAATGCCCGCCCTTAACGAGAGACGCGCAACCAAAGCGGCGGGTGAGGAGCATGGCAGCATTTTGCTGCGTGCGCTCGGAGTCGACCTCGTAGTCGAGCAGGGCCATGGCCTCGGGAATATTGGGCGTGATAACCGTCGCTAGCGGGAACAGGCGGCGGGTGAGCGCCTCGGCGGCATCTTCGGCAATCAGCCGTGCGCCCGAGGTGGCTACCATGACGGGGTCGACGACCACGTTTGTTGCGTTCCAGGCGCTCAAGCGGTCGGCGATGACTTCGATAATCTCGACAGAAGAAACCATGCCGATCTTGACGGCGTTCGGGCGGATATCGTCAAAAACGGCGTCAATTTGCGCGGCTACGATATCTGGCGAGATATCCTGTACGGCGGTGACGCCCAAGGTGTTCTGTGCGGTGATGGCGGTGATGGCCGTCTCGGCATACAGGCGGTGCGCCGTGATGGTCTTGATGTCGGCCTGAATGCCGGCGCCACCGCTGGAATCGGATCCTGCGATGGATAGAACGGCAGGTACCTTACTGCGATCCATGTTCGCTCCCTTGTTCGGTCGGAATCAAATGGGTCTATAAGCCAGCATTATAATGATGCCCGGGCCGACTCTATGTCGAACCCGGGCGGGCGATGCAATCTTTACGCAAATGCAAGCAAATGTTCACACGTCAACAATTGACAGGCACCAGCTCGCTGCCAGAAGCGGCCGCGGCGACAGGGCTAGTCCTCCATGCCGAGGTCGATCGTGGTGCCCTCGAAAATCTTGTTGACGGTGCGGACGGCACACATCTTGCCACACATGGTGCAAGTGCCTTCGGTGGCGGCGGGGGACTCCTCGTAGCGCTTCTTGCCCGTAACCGGGTCGAGTGCGCACTTCCACATGGCGTCCCAATCGAGCTTGCGGCGTGCCTGGCCCATCTTGTCGTCCATGTCGCGGGCGTGCGGCACCTTCTTGGCGATATCGGCGGCGTGCGCGGCAATCTTAGTGGCCATGAGGCCGTCGAGCACGTCCTGGGCGTTAGGCAGGCATAGGTGCTCGGCCGGCGTCACGTAGCACAGGAAGTCGGCGCCGGAGCTCGCGGAGATGGCGCCGCCGATGGCTGCGGTGATGTGGTCGTAGCCCACGCCGATATCGGTCACCAGTGGCCCCAGCACATAGAACGGGGCGTTGTGGCACAGACGCTTCTGCAGCTTCATATTGGCGGCGATCTCGTCGAGCGCCATGTGACCCGGGCCCTCGACCATGACCTGGACGCCGGCGGCCCAAGCACGCTTGCACAGCTTGCCCAGTTCGATCATCTCGGCAGTCTCGGTGGCGTCGTTGGAGTCGTAGAGACAGCCCGGGCGGCAGGAGTCGCCGAGCGAGATCGTTACGTCGTACTCGTGGCAGATTTCGAGCACCTCGTCGTAGAACTCGTAGAAGGGGTTCTCGTTACCGGTGACTTCCATCCAGCCAAACAGCAGCGAGCCGCCGCGGCTGACGATGTTCATGAGGCGGCCGGTCTCCTTGAAGGTCTTGATGACCGATTTATTGATGCCGCAGTGGATGGTCATAAAGTCCACGCCGTCTTCGGCGTGTGCACGCACGACCTCGAGCAGATCGTCCTTGGTCAGCTTGACCAGCGGCTTTTCCATGTAGCCGATGGCATCGTACATGGGGACGGTGCCTACCATGAGCGGCGTCTCGTCGATGAGCTGCTGGCGGAACTGGCGCGTCTTGCCCGAGTTGGAGAGGTCCATGATGGCGTCGGCGCCAAAGTCCTCGGCGATCTTGACCTTCTTCCATTCCTCAGCGGCGTCGGCCTTGTCGCCCGAGATGCCCAAGTTCACGTTGACCTTGGTGGACAGGCCCTCGCCGACGCCAAAGGCACGCATGCCCTTTTTGATATGCACGATGTTGGCGGGGATGGCGATGCGGCCGTCGGCCACGCGTTCGCGAATGTACTCGGGGTCGCGATGCTCGCGCTCGGCGACTTCCTTCATCTGCGGTGTGATCTGCCCGGCGCGGGCGAAGTCGATTTGCGTGACGAGCTTGGGCTCGGTCTGTGTGCTCATTGGCACGGCTCCCTTCGTTGGCATTACCCATATCAGGTTTGCGGGTCAGGGCGGGCGCGCCCAGTCTCAGCCTGCCGTCTTGTCCTGCAAGCTCCCCGTTATGTCATGGGCTCAAGTATAGCCTGAATGGGTACGATTGGCCTAACAAGCGTGCCCGTGGGGAGGCGTACATGGAAGACAAGCATCTATATCGAGAGACACAATGGGACGTATCGGCCGAGGAAAGCCGTGCGCACCATGGGTTGGTCGCGATTGGCTTTGCGGTGCTTGCCGTGCTGGTGATTGCCTTTTGGATTTGGACGTTTGGCGGTCGCGGCGGCGCCGCCTGGGAGTTTGAGGCCGACGAGGGCCTGCCGATTATGACGGTGAGGAGTACTGGCGGTAATGCCAATACGCTCGCCGTTCCGGGCGATTATTGGTACCCGTGCGATGAGTTTGTGCAGTTGCAGCTGAGTGGTGGGTCTATTCCTGGTGAGGAAATCGAACGCGTGACGTATGATGCGACGTTCAAAACGTTGACGGTGAAGCTCAAAGATCAAGGGGATGTGCCCACGACGATGGATATCGCGCTGACGGAATGGCGCCTGGAGCCCCCGTCGGGTGTTGCGGTGTCCGAGGTCGAGCACGTCAAGATTGTCTATCAGGACGGTTCGACAAACGGGATTGCAAAGGCCGACGGTCTAGCTGAATAGGTGTCGAGCCTAGCAGCCAATTCATAAAAGTTGCGGTGGAATAGTTCCTGATTGTGCGAAAAAGGCTCAAATAGGAATTATTCCACCGCAAGTTATATAGAGAAGGCTGAGCGGGTCAGTGTTGGGTGCCGGCTCTAGAGCATCTGTTCGTTGATGAACACGAGGGTGCCTAGGTATGAGAGCTCGGGGACGTGGCGATAGCCGATGTTGAATGCGGTAAGTTCGCTTGCATCCTCGAGCTTGTTTTCTGCCATCCACCGCACCATGGAGCCGCGCGCCTTTTTGCTGGCGGTCGACCGTTGGATGGGCTTCCCGTTGCGGATACCCTCGCCAAAGAGGCACGTGACGGCTGTGGCGTCGCCCGCGAGGTGGGGCAGAACGGCTTTGGCATACTCTACGCTGGCGAGGTTGACGATCGTGGTGTTTGAACCTGCCGGGGCGATAACCCGCGCGAGCTTGTCGCTCCAAAACGCGTAGAGGTCTCGGGCATCGTCAACGGCGAGCTTCGCACCCATCTCCAGCCGATACGGTTCGACGGCATGAAAGGGGCGTACGCATCCGTAAAGGCCCGAGAGGATCCACAGATGGTCTTGCAGCCATGCGAGCTGCGCGGCATCCATCACCTCGGGTGCCATGCTCTGGTATTGAATGCCGTGATAGGACATGACGGCGGGGGAGGTATTGCGGGCGATATCGGGATTGTCGAGGTCGCCGTTTTCCAAGATGGGCTCGAACTCATGCAGGGTGTTGAGGCAAGGCCCCAGCAGTTTGTCACTCACGTTCCATAGCGCCTGCAGGCCGCCGCTGCCTTCATTTCGCTCAATATCTAGCAACGCGCGATGCAGTCGAGCCGTCTCGCGCGCAAAGGGCGGAATGCCCAGGACTTCAAAAGCATCTTGGGCCGAGCGCATCTGCTTGGCGGGCGAAATGATGACCTGCAGCATGGACTCTCCTCTGTCAAAAAGGAAGTTGCGGTGGAATACGGTCTGTTTTGGCCGTTTATAGGCCAGTTTAGTCCGTATTTCACCGCAAGTTATGAAGGGCTGGTTAGGCGCGCTCGAGGAAGGCCTTGTAGCCGCGGTAGGCCTCGTAGATATCGGCCTTGTTGGCGACCTCCCATAGGGCGTGCATGGACAGAACGGCAACGCCGGAGTCGATGACATTCATGCCGTACTTGGCCATGATGTAGGCGATGGTGCCGCCGCCACCTGCGTTGACGCGGCCGAGCTCACAGGTCTGGAAATCCACGCCTGCCTTGTCCATGATGTCGCGGACGAGGGCCACATACTCGGCATCGGCGTCGTTGGAGCCACCCTTGCCGCGGCTGCCCGTGTACTTGTTAAAGCACAGGCCGCGACCCATAAAGGCGGCGTTCTTGGTCTCGAACTTGGCGGCATAGCCCGGGTCGAAGCCGGCGGACACGTCAGAGGAGAGCATGCGGCTGCGGGCGAGCGCGCGGCGCAGGGCCAGCGGGCTACCCTCGCCGGCGAGCGTCATGATCTCGGCGACGGTGTTCTCGAAGAAGCGGCTCGTCATGCCGGTGGCACCCACGGAACCGATCTCCTCTTTGTCGACGATGAGCGTGATGCTCGTGCGCTCCACGTTGGTGACGTTGATCTGGGCGAGCATAGAGGGGTAGGCGCAGACGCGGTCGTCGTGGCCATAGCCCAAGATCATGGAGCGGTCGAGGCCCATGTCGCGGGCGGGGCCGGCGGGCACGACCTCGATCTCGGCGGAGAGGAAGTCCTCCTCCTCGACGCCGTACTGCTCTTTGAGGATGTCCAAGAACATCTGCTTGACGGGCTCCTTGGGAGCGTCCTTGTCGTCCTCATCGAACTTGACGGGGCGGCCGCCCACGATCACGTCGAGGATCTCGGCGTCGACGGCGTCCTTGGCAGGCTTGGACATCTGCTCGCTCGAGAGATGGATCAGCAGGTCGGAGATGGTAAAGACCGGGTCGTCGGCCTTGTCGCCGATGTTAATGTCGACGGTGGTGCCGTCCTTTTTGCAGATGACGCCTACGAGTGCGAGCGGGGAGGCCACCCAGTGGTAGCTCTTGACGCCGCCGTAGTAGTGCGTGTCGAGATAAGCCATGTCGCCGGCCTCGAAGGCGGGGTTCTGCTTAAGGTCCAGGCGCGGCGAGTCCACGTGCGCGCCCAGGATGTTAAAGCCCTGCTCGAGCGGGGCGGTGCCCAGGTTGACGAGCATAAGGTCCTTGCCGTGGTTAGCGGCATACACCTTGTCGCCTGCCTTGAGCTCGCGGCCTTCGGCGATTACGGTCTCCAGGTCGACGTATCCCGCCTCCTCGGCCATCTTGATGCCGGCCTTGACGCACAGGCGCTCGGTCTTGTTCTCACTCAAAAAATGCTTATAGCCGCGGCAAAGCTCCTCGAGCTCCTCGATTTGCTGTGGCGTGTACTTTTTCCATGCGCAGGGACGCTCCATGACGCAGGCTCCTTTCGGATCGATCGTGCTGGTTGATGTACCGTGAGCCATCGTATCACGCGCGGGCTCACGGTGGCGGGGGAGCTTGATGTGAGGTGGCCGCGGGGCGGGGAGCGTGTAAACTGGAGTGAGCAAACCGTGCCCAGCCTAAAGCGAGGTATTCAATATGTCTGACAAGCGCCGCACCTTTGCCGTTATCGACGGCAACTCGCTCATGCATCGCGCCTTCCACGCCGTGCCGCCCACCATGAACGCGCCGGACGGTCGCCCCACCAACGCGATCTTTGGCTTTCTGAACATGTTTCTTAAGATGATCGATGCCTTTAACCCCGACGGCGTTGTTGTGGCGTTTGATAAGGGCAAGCCGCGCGTGCGCATGGAGATGCTGCCGCAGTATAAGGCGCAACGCCCGCCCATGGACCCCGATCTGCATGCGCAGTTCCCTATGATCAAGGAGCTGCTCGCCGCGCTCAACGTGCCGATTCTGCAATCCGAGGGCTGGGAAGGCGACGACATCCTGGGCACTATGGCGCGCCTGGGCGAGCAGGCCGGCTGTGACATGCTGCTGGTGACCGGTGATCGCGACATGTATCAGCTTGTTACCGAGCACGTCAACGTGGTCTCGACCCGTAAGGGCCTGTCCGATGTAGCGATTATGACGCCCGAGAGCGTGGATGACCTGTATCACGGCATTACGCCGGCGCTCGTGCCCGATTTTTACGGTCTGAAGGGCGACACGTCCGATAACATCCCCGGCGTGCCGGGCATCGGCCCCAAAAAGGCGAGTGCACTCATCGCGCAGTACGGCAGCTTGGACGAGGTCATCGCGCATGCCGACGAGGTCAAGGGTAAGATGGGCGAGAACCTGCGTGCACACATCGACGACGCACTGCTGAGCCGTAAGGTCGCAACCATTCGCACCGATGCGCCCGTCGAGCTCGACTTTGACGAAACGTCCTTCCCGGCGTTTTCTGCCGACGAAGTGTCCGCGGCGCTGGGCACGCTTGGTATCACCGCCATGCAGAACCGTTTCTTGGCGCTGATCGGCGGCGAGGGCGGGGCTGCTGCCGCTGCTAGAACGTTTGAGATGCCCACGATTGAGCGCACCGCTGCCGGCGATGCCGAGGCGCTTGCTGCCGTGGCGTCCGAGGTTTCGCGTGCGATCGAGGCGGGCGAGTGGGTCGCCGCCGTGGTGGACGACGACAAGGAAGAGGGCGCGCTCTTTGGACTGACGCGCACGCTGTGGTTGGCGACGTCCAAGGGCCTGTTCGCGCTCGAGGAGGGCGACAGCTGTGCGGCGGCTGAGGTTGAGGGCTTCAACTTCGTTCACGGCGTGATTGCCGGCGTGCTCGCGCGTCTGTTTATGGAGGGTCGCGTGGCGAGCCCGGATATGAAGGCGCTGTTGCACGAGCTTTCGCCCGTCGATTCTTCTGAGCCCGAGCTCATGGATCCGCTCGCTACCGATTCCACGCGTATCTTCGATACCGTGGTCGCTGCCTATCTGCTGGATTCCGATCGCTCCGAGTTCGATGAGGCATATCTTGCCGATACGTATCTGCAGATGGCGCTGCCTGCGGCGCGCGGCGCAGAGGGTGCCGGTGAGGACGCTCCGGCGCCTGCCGCCCGTACTGCGGCTCTGACGCTGGCGCTCGTGGCACCGTTGCGCGAGTGCATGGCCCGTGAGAATGCCGCCAACGTGTTCGATGGCATCGAGATGCCGCTCGTTCCGGTACTTGCCAAGATGGAGCGCGCGGGCATGCTCGTGGACCCCGACCGTCTGCACAGTCTGTCCGAGGGTCTGGCGACCCAGATTACCGAGGTTGAGCGCAGTATTCGCGACCTGGCGGGTGACGAGACCTTTAATATTGGCAGCCCCATGCAGCTGTCGCACGTGCTCTTTGATGTGATGGGGCTTCCGACCAAGGGCCTCAAGAAGACTAAGCGCGGCTATTATTCGACCAACGCCAAGGTGCTGAGCGACCTTGCGCGTGACCACGAAATCGTGCGTCTGATCTTGGACTGGCGTGAGAAGTCTAAGATCAAGTCCACCTATCTGGACACGCTGGGCCCGCTACGCCGTGGTGACGGTCGCGTACACACTACGTACAACCAGACCATCACGGCAACGGGGCGTCTGTCCTCGAGCGACCCGAACCTGCAGAACATCCCGACGCGCTCGGAGCTGGGTCGTACCGTCAAGACGGCGTTTTCGGCAGGCGAGGGAAGCGTCTTTTTGGCGGTGGACTACTCGCAGATCGAGCTGCGTCTGCTGGCGCATCTCTCAGGTGACGAGCACTTGGTGCGCGCCTTTAACGAGGGCGAGGACTTCCATGCCGAGACGGCGGCGCGCGTGTTCGGTGTGCCGGTGTCCGAGGTAACGCCCGACCTGCGCAGTCGCGCCAAGGCCGTGAACTTTGGCATCGTGTATGGCCAGCAGGCCTACGGCCTGTCGCAGTCGCTGCATATCTCGATGGCCGAGGCACGCGACATGATCGACCGCTACTACGAGGCCTACCCGGGCGTGCGCACGTTCCTCGACAACGTGGTGGCACGCGCCAAGCAGACGGGCTACGCCGAGACCATGTACGGCCGCCGTCGTCATATTCCGGAGCTCAAGGCCAAAAACCCGCAA is a genomic window of Collinsella aerofaciens containing:
- a CDS encoding aminopeptidase; this encodes MERPCAWKKYTPQQIEELEELCRGYKHFLSENKTERLCVKAGIKMAEEAGYVDLETVIAEGRELKAGDKVYAANHGKDLMLVNLGTAPLEQGFNILGAHVDSPRLDLKQNPAFEAGDMAYLDTHYYGGVKSYHWVASPLALVGVICKKDGTTVDINIGDKADDPVFTISDLLIHLSSEQMSKPAKDAVDAEILDVIVGGRPVKFDEDDKDAPKEPVKQMFLDILKEQYGVEEEDFLSAEIEVVPAGPARDMGLDRSMILGYGHDDRVCAYPSMLAQINVTNVERTSITLIVDKEEIGSVGATGMTSRFFENTVAEIMTLAGEGSPLALRRALARSRMLSSDVSAGFDPGYAAKFETKNAAFMGRGLCFNKYTGSRGKGGSNDADAEYVALVRDIMDKAGVDFQTCELGRVNAGGGGTIAYIMAKYGMNVIDSGVAVLSMHALWEVANKADIYEAYRGYKAFLERA
- the polA gene encoding DNA polymerase I; this translates as MSDKRRTFAVIDGNSLMHRAFHAVPPTMNAPDGRPTNAIFGFLNMFLKMIDAFNPDGVVVAFDKGKPRVRMEMLPQYKAQRPPMDPDLHAQFPMIKELLAALNVPILQSEGWEGDDILGTMARLGEQAGCDMLLVTGDRDMYQLVTEHVNVVSTRKGLSDVAIMTPESVDDLYHGITPALVPDFYGLKGDTSDNIPGVPGIGPKKASALIAQYGSLDEVIAHADEVKGKMGENLRAHIDDALLSRKVATIRTDAPVELDFDETSFPAFSADEVSAALGTLGITAMQNRFLALIGGEGGAAAAARTFEMPTIERTAAGDAEALAAVASEVSRAIEAGEWVAAVVDDDKEEGALFGLTRTLWLATSKGLFALEEGDSCAAAEVEGFNFVHGVIAGVLARLFMEGRVASPDMKALLHELSPVDSSEPELMDPLATDSTRIFDTVVAAYLLDSDRSEFDEAYLADTYLQMALPAARGAEGAGEDAPAPAARTAALTLALVAPLRECMARENAANVFDGIEMPLVPVLAKMERAGMLVDPDRLHSLSEGLATQITEVERSIRDLAGDETFNIGSPMQLSHVLFDVMGLPTKGLKKTKRGYYSTNAKVLSDLARDHEIVRLILDWREKSKIKSTYLDTLGPLRRGDGRVHTTYNQTITATGRLSSSDPNLQNIPTRSELGRTVKTAFSAGEGSVFLAVDYSQIELRLLAHLSGDEHLVRAFNEGEDFHAETAARVFGVPVSEVTPDLRSRAKAVNFGIVYGQQAYGLSQSLHISMAEARDMIDRYYEAYPGVRTFLDNVVARAKQTGYAETMYGRRRHIPELKAKNPQLRGFGERTAMNHPMQGTAADIIKIAMARVSRRLEEEGFAAHMILQVHDELDFECPIDEVERLTTMVRDVMEHVVDLRVPLIAEASTGITWADAK
- a CDS encoding YaaA family protein, which translates into the protein MLQVIISPAKQMRSAQDAFEVLGIPPFARETARLHRALLDIERNEGSGGLQALWNVSDKLLGPCLNTLHEFEPILENGDLDNPDIARNTSPAVMSYHGIQYQSMAPEVMDAAQLAWLQDHLWILSGLYGCVRPFHAVEPYRLEMGAKLAVDDARDLYAFWSDKLARVIAPAGSNTTIVNLASVEYAKAVLPHLAGDATAVTCLFGEGIRNGKPIQRSTASKKARGSMVRWMAENKLEDASELTAFNIGYRHVPELSYLGTLVFINEQML